The nucleotide sequence GATGAAGAACATAATCATCGCGACCACAAGGAGAAGCACCGCTGTCGGGAAGCCCGACTGCATGAGGATAATAAAGAATATGGCGGCTACCAGCAGCAGCGGGGGAAGTATGCCGAAGGTGAAATCCTCGAGCTTGGACTGTTTCTTCGCGAGGATATAAGAAAGGTAGATAATTACCGTTATTTTAGCGAGTTCGGACGGGTTAAACAGGAACAGGCGGAAATCGATCCAACGGCGCGCGCCGCCGCTGTATTTCCCGATACCTGGAATAAATACCGCTATCAGAAGGAGTATCGTAATAATGACGATCGGTTTGACGAAGTCCTTCAGGCGGGTATAGTCGAACATCATGAAGAATATCAGCACGCCCATTGTGGGCAACGCCCAGATCAACTGGCGGATAAAGAAGTAGTACGGACTCACCTCGTAGGTCTTCGCGGCGTAGAAACTCGCGCTCATCACGAAAATGATGCCGACAAGAATCATCCCCACCACGCAGAAGAATATGACGCGGTCCATCCGCTCCCATATACTCCCGCGTCCGGTTCCCACCTTCGCTATCCCATGACGGACAGATTATTGCCCGGAGTTCTTTTTCTGCGCGGCCTGTTTCAGTAAGCCCTGTACCTGCTGGATAGCGGCTTTCTGCTGGCTTGATGCCATCGGGTCTTTCCCGATTATATCGAGGAACTTATTCATATATTTTTCGGCTTCGCCCCATTTCTGCTTCTCGTACGCGAGCATCGCTATAGTATAGTAGAAGCTGTAGTTATTCGCGGGGGGAGTAAGCGTCTCGATATTTTTAGCAATCGTGTACGCCTCGTCCTTCTTGCCGAGCTGGAGCGCGGTCTGG is from Brevinematales bacterium and encodes:
- a CDS encoding FtsW/RodA/SpoVE family cell cycle protein, which produces MDRVIFFCVVGMILVGIIFVMSASFYAAKTYEVSPYYFFIRQLIWALPTMGVLIFFMMFDYTRLKDFVKPIVIITILLLIAVFIPGIGKYSGGARRWIDFRLFLFNPSELAKITVIIYLSYILAKKQSKLEDFTFGILPPLLLVAAIFFIILMQSGFPTAVLLLVVAMIMFFI